The Rhizobium sp. WSM4643 genome has a window encoding:
- a CDS encoding GntR family transcriptional regulator — MNSRFASAFGLTAPGFPAIAGSTVQRIYDDLRKRIVTIQLPPDTTLSRTELTDTYEVSQTPIRDALQLLKQEGLVRIYPQSRTVVTRIDIPQIYEAHFLRVALETEVCRRLATDPDPDSSVITRARSIIKMQSAVADDADQIAIFQELDELFHQTLFAGAKRSSLHQLIRERSGHLDRVRRLHLPEKGKIMRILDSHHAIIDAIAARDEQPAVDAIREHLSHTVAKVEDLRKAFPDYFV, encoded by the coding sequence ATGAATTCCCGGTTCGCCTCCGCCTTTGGCCTGACTGCACCTGGCTTTCCAGCCATCGCCGGCAGTACTGTCCAGCGGATCTATGATGATCTGCGCAAGCGAATCGTCACCATTCAGCTGCCGCCGGACACCACCTTGTCGCGCACCGAGCTTACGGACACCTATGAAGTCAGCCAGACGCCCATCCGTGACGCACTGCAGCTTCTCAAACAGGAGGGCTTGGTTCGCATTTACCCGCAGTCCCGCACTGTGGTGACCAGGATCGACATCCCGCAAATTTATGAAGCACATTTCCTTCGCGTTGCGCTGGAAACCGAAGTTTGCCGTCGCCTCGCAACCGATCCGGATCCAGATTCGAGCGTCATCACGCGAGCCCGGTCGATCATCAAGATGCAGTCGGCAGTCGCCGACGACGCAGATCAGATCGCAATCTTCCAGGAGCTTGACGAACTCTTTCACCAGACACTGTTCGCAGGCGCCAAGCGCAGCAGCCTCCACCAGCTGATACGCGAGCGGTCCGGCCATCTCGACCGCGTTCGTCGTCTGCATCTGCCCGAAAAGGGCAAGATCATGAGGATTCTCGATAGCCACCACGCCATCATCGACGCGATTGCCGCTCGCGACGAACAGCCCGCTGTCGATGCAATCCGCGAGCATCTCAGCCACACCGTCGCAAAGGTGGAAGACCTGCGGAAGGCGTTCCCGGATTATTTCGTCTGA
- a CDS encoding FadR/GntR family transcriptional regulator, whose translation MDVRAMLEDDVATLGGAPKTSMKDFVVQKITTFIATGILKVGDPLPGERELASALSVSRETVRGAILILSTHGILSVAQGMRTVVASVDVGELAVQAARYRDIAAYNLDDVHEARLLIEARVARAAAVKIEPSTLDYLRNSIAAQEATCDDPVRFLICDREFHTAIYRSSGNAVLADVAADLYSYLLSHRKRVVSQSGSIASSIADHRMILAGLETRDPEAAAAAFAIHETRIYTTTKLLFS comes from the coding sequence ATGGATGTTCGAGCGATGCTCGAAGACGACGTTGCGACGCTCGGCGGGGCGCCGAAGACCTCGATGAAAGACTTCGTCGTCCAGAAGATCACAACATTCATTGCAACCGGTATTCTCAAGGTGGGCGATCCGCTGCCAGGCGAACGCGAACTGGCTTCCGCGCTTTCGGTCAGCCGCGAGACAGTGCGTGGCGCGATCCTCATCCTTTCCACCCACGGCATCCTCTCGGTCGCGCAAGGGATGCGAACCGTGGTGGCATCCGTGGACGTCGGCGAACTGGCTGTTCAAGCGGCGCGTTATCGCGACATTGCAGCCTACAATCTCGATGATGTTCATGAGGCGCGGCTTCTAATCGAAGCACGAGTAGCAAGGGCGGCAGCCGTCAAGATCGAGCCTTCAACGCTCGATTATCTTCGCAATTCGATCGCAGCACAGGAGGCCACGTGTGACGATCCTGTCCGTTTTCTAATATGTGACCGGGAATTTCACACGGCCATCTACCGTTCCAGCGGCAACGCGGTGCTGGCTGATGTGGCCGCCGACCTTTATTCCTATCTCCTGAGCCACCGAAAGCGCGTCGTTTCGCAGTCCGGGAGTATCGCCTCGAGCATCGCCGACCACCGGATGATCCTCGCCGGCCTGGAAACGCGGGACCCGGAGGCCGCAGCTGCGGCCTTCGCAATCCACGAAACCCGCATTTATACGACGACCAAGTTACTCTTCTCGTAG
- a CDS encoding ribonuclease activity regulator RraA, producing the protein MNSATREKLMGVSVATLCSALYKRGLRNQAIQDVRPVQPKGRNMVGPAFTLRYMPAREDRNAMNVFRNPKHPQRLAIETCPEGHVLVMDSRKDPRAASAGDILITRLMMRGGAGVITDGGFRDAMTIGGLNIPAYHNRPSSPTNLTLHEAIDINVPIGCGDVAVFPGDVIVGDDDSVIVIPAEIADEIADEAVEMTAYEDFVTERVKQGHTIIGLYPATDDRNLTLFAEWRKVNGR; encoded by the coding sequence ATGAACTCGGCAACCCGTGAAAAGCTGATGGGTGTCTCGGTCGCGACGCTCTGCTCGGCGCTTTATAAACGCGGCCTGAGAAACCAGGCGATCCAGGATGTTCGGCCGGTGCAGCCGAAGGGCCGCAATATGGTGGGGCCGGCCTTCACGCTGCGCTACATGCCGGCGCGCGAGGATCGCAATGCGATGAACGTCTTTCGAAACCCGAAACATCCGCAACGGCTTGCCATCGAGACTTGTCCGGAAGGCCATGTTCTGGTGATGGACAGCCGCAAGGATCCGCGCGCAGCGTCTGCCGGCGACATCCTGATTACTCGTCTGATGATGCGCGGTGGCGCCGGCGTCATTACGGATGGGGGCTTCCGGGATGCCATGACGATTGGCGGTCTCAATATTCCCGCCTATCACAATCGTCCCTCCAGCCCGACGAACCTGACGCTGCACGAGGCAATCGACATCAATGTGCCGATAGGCTGTGGCGATGTGGCGGTCTTCCCGGGCGACGTCATTGTGGGCGACGACGACAGCGTGATCGTCATCCCGGCCGAGATCGCCGACGAGATCGCCGACGAAGCGGTGGAGATGACCGCTTACGAGGATTTCGTCACCGAACGCGTCAAGCAAGGCCACACGATCATCGGCCTCTACCCGGCCACCGACGACAGGAATCTGACGCTCTTTGCCGAATGGCGGAAAGTGAATGGCCGCTAA
- a CDS encoding NUDIX domain-containing protein: MAIRSAGLLIYRRISRDIEVLLVHPGGPFWARKDEAAWSIPKGLIEPGEDELAAAIRETAEELGAVVDGRFTPLGEYRQPGGKIVVAWSIEADPVLDVNVIQTSKFQMEWPPRSGQVKRFPEVDRAGWFSPADAAIKLLKGQRPILAGLLKHLE; the protein is encoded by the coding sequence ATGGCAATCCGCAGCGCCGGACTTTTGATATACCGGCGCATTTCCAGGGACATCGAAGTGCTTCTCGTGCATCCGGGTGGTCCTTTCTGGGCTAGGAAAGACGAGGCTGCGTGGTCGATCCCGAAGGGGCTGATCGAGCCGGGAGAGGATGAACTCGCGGCGGCAATCAGAGAGACTGCCGAAGAGCTGGGTGCAGTAGTCGATGGCAGGTTCACACCGTTGGGCGAATACCGGCAACCTGGCGGAAAGATAGTTGTCGCGTGGTCGATCGAAGCCGATCCGGTACTAGACGTGAATGTGATACAGACCTCCAAATTTCAAATGGAATGGCCGCCACGGTCCGGCCAGGTAAAACGCTTTCCGGAAGTCGATCGGGCCGGGTGGTTTTCCCCAGCCGACGCAGCGATAAAACTCTTGAAAGGCCAGCGACCAATACTTGCCGGTCTCCTGAAGCATCTGGAATGA
- the araD gene encoding L-arabinonate dehydratase, producing MTARKTYEQLRSARWMLPDDQRSFGHRSRTMQMGYAPEDWQGKPIIAVINTWSDAQPCHMHFRERAEWVKRGILQSGGFPMELPALSLSENFVKPTTMLYRNMLAMETEELLRSHPIDGAVLMGGCDKTTPGLVMGAVSMGLPFIFLPAGPMLRGNYAGKTLGSGTDGFKYWDERRAGTITKEEWQGIEGGIARSYGHCMTMGTASTMTAIAEAMGLTLPGASSIPAADANHQRMSAGCGRRIVDMVWEDLTPDQIITPAAVDNAVTVAMATGCSTNAIIHLIAMARRAGVPLELDDLDRIGRTTPVLANIRPSGSTYLMEDFFYAGGLRALMKQLGDKLDPTAITVMGKPLVDGLDQVKIYNEDVIRPLSNPVYHEGSLAVLKGNLCPDGAVIKPAACDPKFHRHRGRALVADSYAEMKKIIDDPDYPLTPDTVLVLRNAGPQGGPGMPEWGMIPMPKALLKLGLRDMVRISDARMSGTSFGACVLHVAPESYVGGPLALLRTGDMVELDIPARSLNMVVSEEELTARRAAWVAPARHYERGYGFMFSSHIEQADKGCDFDFLKTEFGGKTSEPAIN from the coding sequence GTGACCGCGAGGAAAACCTATGAGCAATTGCGGTCCGCCCGATGGATGCTGCCGGACGATCAGCGCTCGTTCGGCCACCGGTCACGGACCATGCAGATGGGTTATGCACCCGAGGACTGGCAGGGAAAGCCGATCATTGCGGTGATCAACACCTGGTCCGATGCCCAGCCGTGCCACATGCATTTTCGTGAACGCGCCGAATGGGTGAAGCGCGGAATTCTTCAGTCGGGTGGATTCCCCATGGAACTGCCGGCTCTTTCTCTTTCCGAAAACTTCGTCAAGCCGACCACAATGCTCTATCGCAATATGCTGGCGATGGAGACGGAGGAACTCCTGCGGAGCCATCCTATCGATGGCGCCGTTTTGATGGGTGGCTGCGACAAGACGACACCGGGCCTTGTCATGGGCGCGGTTAGCATGGGCCTTCCCTTCATTTTTCTCCCCGCCGGCCCGATGCTTCGCGGCAACTATGCCGGCAAGACGCTCGGCTCCGGTACCGACGGCTTCAAATACTGGGACGAGCGTCGCGCCGGTACGATCACCAAGGAGGAGTGGCAGGGCATCGAAGGCGGAATAGCCCGTAGCTACGGTCATTGCATGACCATGGGCACGGCATCGACGATGACGGCAATCGCCGAGGCTATGGGGTTGACGCTGCCGGGTGCTTCCTCGATCCCGGCAGCCGACGCCAACCACCAACGCATGTCGGCGGGCTGCGGCCGCCGCATCGTTGATATGGTGTGGGAGGATCTGACGCCGGATCAGATCATCACTCCCGCGGCCGTCGACAATGCAGTCACAGTCGCCATGGCGACCGGCTGCTCCACCAATGCGATCATTCACCTGATCGCCATGGCGCGGCGCGCCGGCGTCCCGCTGGAGCTCGATGATCTCGATCGCATCGGTCGCACGACGCCGGTTCTCGCCAACATCCGGCCTTCTGGTTCGACCTACCTGATGGAGGACTTCTTTTATGCGGGTGGCCTGCGCGCCCTGATGAAGCAGCTCGGCGACAAGCTGGATCCTACTGCGATTACCGTTATGGGAAAACCCTTGGTGGACGGTCTCGACCAGGTGAAGATCTACAATGAAGATGTTATCCGGCCATTGTCGAACCCTGTCTATCACGAAGGTTCGCTAGCAGTGCTCAAGGGCAACCTGTGTCCCGACGGCGCGGTCATCAAACCGGCGGCCTGCGACCCAAAATTCCATCGCCATCGCGGTCGGGCGCTGGTTGCCGACAGCTATGCGGAGATGAAGAAGATCATCGACGATCCCGATTATCCGCTGACGCCGGACACTGTGCTCGTTCTACGCAATGCCGGCCCCCAGGGTGGACCGGGCATGCCGGAATGGGGCATGATCCCAATGCCGAAGGCGCTGTTGAAGCTCGGCCTGCGCGACATGGTGCGTATCTCGGACGCCCGCATGTCCGGAACAAGTTTTGGCGCCTGCGTGCTGCACGTCGCACCGGAATCTTATGTTGGCGGGCCTCTGGCGCTGCTGAGAACGGGCGACATGGTCGAGCTCGATATCCCCGCACGCAGCCTCAATATGGTGGTTTCCGAAGAAGAATTGACGGCGCGCCGCGCCGCCTGGGTGGCACCCGCACGGCACTACGAGCGCGGTTATGGCTTTATGTTCTCCAGCCATATCGAGCAAGCCGACAAAGGCTGCGACTTTGATTTCCTGAAGACGGAATTCGGCGGCAAGACGTCGGAACCGGCCATCAACTGA
- the ligD gene encoding DNA ligase D, whose protein sequence is MASDKLSTYRSKRDFQKTAEPSGEKRLARGSRRRFVIQKHDATRLHYDLRLELDGVFKSWAVTKGPSLDPHDKRLAVEVEDHPLDYGDFEGTIPKGQYGGGTVMLWDRGYWEPEGKKSPEQALAKGDFKFTLEGKRLHGSFVLVRMRNDRDRGKRTNWLLIKHHDEFSVEENGEAILEENDTSVASGRTMEMIAAGKGRRPKPFMVADGDVQADAVWDSNRGLAAEQRKEDARGGRKSKPITKVDLPDFIAPQLCQTLERPPAGTGWIHEIKFDGYRIQMRVLDGEVTLKTRKGLDWTAKYPEIAEAASALPDAIIDGEICALGDNGVPDFAALQAALSEGKTGALVYFAFDLLYEGGEDLRSLPLVERKARLQSLLSDAGSDPRIRFVEHFETGGDAVLRSACKLSLEGIISKQGDAPYQSGRTESWAKSKCRAGHEVVIGAYAKTNGKFRSLLVGVYHGDHFVYVGRVGTGYGAKKVEMLLPKLKALETAKSPFTGVGAPRKEAEVTWLKPELVAEIEFAGWTADGIVRQAAFKGLREDKPAKEVKAERPAKPAQIDVPQPAAQAKARPVRRKSAKAEVMGVLISNPDKPLWPNANDGGPVTKEELARYYEAVGSWLIEHIKGRPCSVIRAPDGIGGEQFFQRHAMPGTSNLLELVKVFGDKKPYLQIDRVEGLAAVAQIGAVELHPWNCEPHQPEVPGRLVFDLDPGPDVPFSAVVSAAREMRDRLDALGLISFCKTTGGKGLHVVTPLAVNKRKPLSWAEAKGFAHDVCQQMARDNPDLYLIKMTKSLRDGRIFLDYLRNDRMATAVAPLSPRARPGATISMPLTWTQVKSDLDPKRFTIRTVPALLSKSSAWEDYGDGKRPLEQAIKRLGRISKAA, encoded by the coding sequence ATGGCCAGTGACAAACTATCGACCTATCGATCGAAGCGCGATTTCCAAAAGACGGCCGAGCCGAGCGGTGAAAAACGCCTCGCGCGCGGCAGCCGTCGTCGCTTCGTCATCCAGAAACATGACGCCACCCGACTGCACTACGATCTGAGGCTCGAGCTGGACGGCGTCTTCAAGTCGTGGGCTGTCACGAAAGGCCCATCGCTCGATCCGCACGACAAGCGGCTGGCCGTCGAGGTGGAGGATCACCCGCTGGACTATGGTGATTTCGAAGGCACGATTCCGAAAGGCCAGTATGGCGGCGGCACGGTGATGCTTTGGGATCGGGGCTATTGGGAACCGGAAGGAAAGAAGAGCCCGGAGCAGGCGCTGGCAAAAGGCGACTTCAAGTTCACCTTGGAAGGCAAACGCCTGCACGGCAGCTTTGTGCTGGTACGGATGCGCAACGATCGCGACCGTGGCAAGCGCACCAACTGGCTGCTGATCAAACACCACGACGAGTTTTCGGTCGAGGAGAATGGCGAAGCGATCCTTGAGGAAAACGACACCTCCGTTGCCTCCGGCCGAACCATGGAAATGATTGCCGCCGGCAAGGGACGAAGGCCCAAGCCTTTCATGGTCGCGGATGGCGATGTTCAGGCCGATGCCGTCTGGGACAGCAACCGCGGACTGGCTGCCGAACAGCGAAAAGAGGACGCCAGAGGCGGTCGGAAATCGAAACCGATCACAAAGGTCGATCTGCCGGATTTCATTGCGCCGCAGCTCTGCCAGACCCTGGAGCGCCCTCCGGCTGGCACCGGCTGGATTCACGAGATCAAGTTCGACGGCTACCGGATCCAGATGCGCGTGCTGGATGGTGAAGTGACGCTGAAGACCAGGAAAGGGCTCGACTGGACGGCCAAATATCCCGAGATCGCCGAGGCGGCATCGGCACTGCCCGATGCGATCATCGACGGCGAGATCTGCGCCCTCGGCGACAATGGCGTACCGGATTTCGCAGCCCTGCAGGCGGCCCTATCGGAAGGCAAGACCGGCGCGCTCGTCTATTTCGCCTTCGATCTTCTTTACGAGGGAGGGGAAGATTTGCGATCTCTGCCTCTCGTCGAGCGCAAGGCGCGGCTTCAAAGCCTTCTGTCCGACGCCGGCAGCGATCCGCGCATCCGTTTCGTCGAGCATTTCGAGACCGGCGGCGATGCAGTTCTCCGGTCTGCCTGCAAGCTCTCGCTGGAAGGCATCATCTCCAAACAAGGGGATGCACCCTATCAATCCGGCCGTACCGAAAGCTGGGCGAAGTCGAAATGCCGTGCCGGCCATGAGGTGGTAATCGGCGCCTATGCCAAGACCAACGGGAAATTCCGATCCCTGCTGGTCGGCGTCTATCACGGCGACCACTTCGTCTATGTCGGCCGCGTCGGCACCGGATATGGCGCAAAGAAAGTGGAAATGCTGCTGCCGAAGTTGAAGGCGCTCGAGACGGCGAAATCGCCTTTCACCGGCGTCGGCGCACCGAGAAAGGAGGCCGAGGTCACTTGGCTGAAGCCCGAGCTCGTGGCGGAAATCGAATTTGCAGGCTGGACCGCCGACGGCATTGTCCGGCAGGCGGCCTTCAAGGGATTGCGGGAAGACAAGCCGGCGAAAGAGGTCAAGGCTGAACGGCCGGCGAAGCCCGCACAAATTGACGTGCCGCAGCCGGCGGCGCAGGCGAAGGCTAGGCCCGTCCGCCGAAAAAGCGCCAAGGCCGAGGTCATGGGGGTGCTGATTTCAAACCCGGACAAGCCGCTATGGCCGAATGCCAATGACGGCGGACCCGTCACCAAGGAAGAGCTGGCCCGCTACTACGAAGCCGTCGGTTCCTGGCTGATCGAGCACATCAAGGGACGCCCATGTTCGGTTATCCGCGCACCCGACGGGATCGGCGGCGAGCAATTTTTCCAGCGCCATGCGATGCCCGGCACCTCGAACCTTCTCGAACTGGTCAAGGTCTTTGGCGACAAAAAGCCTTATCTGCAGATCGACCGTGTCGAAGGCTTGGCTGCCGTCGCACAGATCGGCGCCGTCGAGCTGCATCCCTGGAATTGCGAACCGCATCAGCCTGAGGTGCCGGGTCGGCTCGTCTTCGACCTCGACCCAGGTCCGGACGTGCCCTTCTCCGCGGTCGTTTCGGCAGCCCGCGAAATGCGCGACCGTCTCGATGCGCTGGGCCTCATCAGCTTTTGCAAGACGACCGGCGGCAAGGGTCTGCACGTTGTCACTCCGCTTGCGGTCAACAAGCGCAAGCCGCTTTCCTGGGCCGAAGCGAAGGGTTTCGCCCACGATGTGTGCCAGCAGATGGCGCGCGACAATCCCGATCTCTATCTGATCAAAATGACGAAGAGCCTCAGGGACGGCCGGATCTTCCTCGACTATCTGCGCAACGACCGGATGGCGACGGCGGTGGCGCCTTTGTCACCGCGCGCCCGCCCGGGTGCCACCATCTCGATGCCACTGACCTGGACCCAGGTCAAATCGGACCTGGACCCGAAGCGCTTCACCATCCGCACCGTTCCGGCCCTGCTGTCGAAGTCCTCTGCCTGGGAAGATTACGGCGATGGCAAGCGTCCACTGGAACAGGCAATCAAGCGCCTCGGCAGAATCTCCAAAGCCGCTTGA
- the denD gene encoding D-erythronate dehydrogenase: protein MHILIVGAGGMIGRKLAATLGRSGSLGGDTITRITLVDIAPPPIPTGVVAPVEALAADISESGAAEALAACRADVIFHLAAIVSGEAERNFELGYRVNLDGTRLLLEAIRREGSRQSYVPRFVFSSSIAVYGSPFPDPIPDDYVLAPLTSYGVQKAISELLLADYSRRGFIDGVGIRLPTIVIRPGAPNAAASGFFSGILREPLAGQRAVLPVEETVKHWLASPRSAIKFLIHAATLDTAALGVRRTLTMPGVAATVADQIAALSRAAGPEAADLIDRRRDEVIEGIVAGWPKSFAPERAVQLGFVAENTVDELIEVYLAEDAPGASG, encoded by the coding sequence ATGCATATTCTCATTGTCGGGGCGGGAGGAATGATCGGCCGGAAGCTCGCTGCCACGCTGGGGCGCAGTGGCTCCCTCGGCGGCGACACAATCACGCGCATAACGCTGGTGGATATCGCGCCTCCACCGATACCCACGGGTGTCGTTGCGCCGGTGGAAGCTCTGGCCGCCGATATTTCCGAAAGCGGCGCAGCGGAAGCCCTGGCGGCTTGCCGTGCCGACGTCATCTTCCATCTCGCCGCGATCGTTTCCGGCGAAGCCGAGCGCAATTTCGAACTCGGCTACCGGGTCAATCTCGACGGCACGCGATTGCTGTTGGAAGCGATCCGCCGGGAAGGAAGCCGCCAATCCTATGTTCCCCGGTTCGTATTCTCCTCGTCGATCGCGGTCTATGGCTCGCCGTTTCCCGATCCCATTCCCGACGATTACGTGCTCGCACCTCTCACCAGCTACGGAGTCCAGAAGGCGATTTCCGAGCTTCTGCTTGCCGACTATTCGCGGCGCGGCTTTATCGACGGCGTCGGAATTCGGTTGCCGACGATCGTAATACGCCCCGGTGCGCCAAACGCCGCCGCATCGGGCTTCTTTTCCGGAATCCTGCGTGAACCGCTTGCAGGCCAGCGGGCTGTTCTTCCGGTCGAGGAAACGGTCAAGCACTGGCTGGCAAGCCCGCGGTCCGCCATCAAGTTCCTGATCCATGCTGCCACGCTCGACACCGCGGCGCTGGGTGTCCGGCGCACGCTTACCATGCCGGGCGTCGCCGCCACTGTTGCCGACCAGATTGCCGCCTTAAGCCGTGCTGCCGGTCCCGAGGCAGCGGACTTGATCGATCGCCGCCGCGACGAGGTCATTGAAGGGATCGTTGCCGGATGGCCAAAGTCCTTTGCGCCTGAACGCGCGGTGCAACTGGGTTTCGTCGCCGAAAACACGGTGGATGAGTTGATCGAGGTCTACCTCGCCGAAGACGCTCCGGGTGCGTCCGGATGA